From a single Aspergillus puulaauensis MK2 DNA, chromosome 2, nearly complete sequence genomic region:
- the gpi16 gene encoding GPI-anchor transamidase subunit GPI16 (BUSCO:EOG09261LEU;~COG:G;~EggNog:ENOG410PIR6;~InterPro:IPR007245;~PFAM:PF04113;~SECRETED:SignalP(1-20);~TransMembrane:1 (n3-14c19/20o530-552i);~go_component: GO:0042765 - GPI-anchor transamidase complex [Evidence IEA];~go_process: GO:0016255 - attachment of GPI anchor to protein [Evidence IEA]) yields MTIFFLLALVFAALSAGSAASNYHENLLLQPFPPSSLLASFNFKSNTTQTSFEKQHFQYFPRALGQILQHANTRELHLRFTTGRWDSESWGSRPWDGAKEGGTGVELWAWIEAADDETAFSKWITLTQSLSGLFCASLNFIDSTRTTRPVASFEPSGDHLSSKNLHLLHGTLPGEVVCTENLTPFLKLLPCKGKAGVASLLDGHKLFDAAWQSMSIDVRPICPPSGECLVQVDQTVDIVLDIDRSKRTRGDPIPRPVPADQLVCDTSKPYHGDDTCYPLEKTGGKGWSISELFGRTISGSCPLADSENSNEGSVCLRTSPVRDVYLSSGSAATVSADKFTRCYTPSSSEPFDLKLPEQDMADSKTDVPLDEPVLHAERTIVGHGQERGGMRINLNNPSSESAVDFIYFETLPWFLRPYIHTMQATITERNGVHRQVPASDFIKDTFYRPGIDRERGTQLELALSVPPASTVTLTYDFEKAILRYTEYPPDANRGFNVAPAVIKIAAAKPIYIRTTSLLLPLPTPDFSMPYNVIILTSTVIALAFGSIFNLLVRRFVTAEEAAALRAQTFKGRLGGKIVALRDRIRGKDAKVE; encoded by the exons ATGAccatcttctttctccttgcGCTCGTTTTCGCCGCGTTGTCCGCTGGCTCCGCGGCGTCAAATTACCACGagaaccttctcctccagccaTTTCCGCCCTCGTCTCTACTCGCCTCGTTCAATTTTAAGAGCAATACAACACAAACCTCATTCGAGAAACAACATTTCCAATATTTTCCTCGTGCGCTCGGTCAAATTCTACAGCACGCCAACACCCGCGAACTACACCTCCGATTTACTACTGGACGATGGGACTCTGAAAGCTGGGGCTCGCGTCCATGGGATGGGGCAAAGGAGGGCGGCACCGGCGTTGAGCTGTGGGCATGGATTGAGGCGGCGGATGACGAGAC GGCTTTCTCGAAATGGATTACCTTGACGCAATCATTGTCCGGGTTATTCTGTGCCTCATTGAACTTCATAGATTCAACAAGGACCACTCGGCCCGTTGCATCCTTTGAGCCTTCGGGCGATCACCTATCGTCCAAAAACCTGCACCTGCTTCACGGAACCCTCCCCGGTGAGGTTGTGTGCACGGAGAATTTGACGCCTTTTCTGAAGCTCCTGCCTTGTAAGGGCAAGGCGGGAGTAGCCAGTTTGCTCGATGGACATAAACTCTTTGATGCTGCTTGGCAAAGCATGTCGATCGATGTGCGGCCCATCTGCCCGCCGTCAGGGGAATGCCTTGTGCAAGTTGATCAAACTGTGGACATCGTGCTAGATATTGATCGGTCGAAGCGTACGAGAG GCGATCCTATCCCCCGACCTGTTCCCGCTGATCAGCTTGTTTGCGACACCTCCAAACCCTACCATGGAGACGACACCTGCTATCCCCTAGAGAAGACAGGTGGAAAGGGCTGGAGCATTTCAGAGCTATTTGGACGCACTATCAGTGGCTCTTGTCCGTTAGCTGATAGTGAGAACAGCAACGAGGGAAGTGTGTGTCTACGCACATCGCCTGTACGAGATGTTTATCTCTCGTCGGgttcagcagcaacagtgTCTGCCGATAAATTTACTCGCTGCTACACGCCATCGTCCTCAGAGCCCTTTGACTTGAAGCTTCCAGAACAAGATATGGCAGATTCTAAAACCGATGTCCCATTAGACGAACCTGTTCTACACGCCGAGCGAACAATAGTTGGCCATGGACAGGAGCGAGGCGGAATGCGCATCAATTTGAATAACCCTTCGAGCGAGTCGGCCGTGGATTTCATCTACTTTGAAACGCTGCCCTGGTTCCTACGCCCTTATATACACACTATGCAAGCCACTATTACCGAGCGCAATGGTGTTCATCGACAAGTACCCGCCTCCGACTTTATTAAAGACACCTTCTACCGCCCCGGGATTGACCGAGAACGCGGTACCCAACTGGAACTTGCTTTGTCTGTTCCGCCAGCATCAACGGTTACGCTGACCTACGACTTTGAGAAAGCCATCTTGCGCTATACCGAGTACCCGCCCGATGCAAACCGAGGCTTCAACGTTGCTCCTGCGGTTATCAAGATCGCAGCGGCTAAGCCAATCTATATCCGCACaaccagccttctcctcccacttCCCACTCCGGACTTTAGCATGCCGTATAACGTGATCATTCTTACCAGCACTGTGATAGCGCTAGCCTTTGGCAGCATTTTCAACCTTTTGGTGCGTCGTTTTGTAACtgccgaagaagcagctgCACTGAGAGCGCAAACCTTCAAGGGCCGCTTAGGTGGAAAGATAGTTGCTCTTCGTGATCGGATACGTGGGAAGGATGCCAAGGTGGAatag
- a CDS encoding uncharacterized protein (COG:S;~EggNog:ENOG410Q28G), which yields MSENQTTNHPAATQGGNQGPGHVPTDAPADTIYSFNSLKEQKEAAEDKYMTRAAASAGEEPPAQKEDTSFMNHKPGGGETLPGWDKMKEMVTGKSE from the exons ATGTCGGAAAACCAAACAACCAACCACCCCGCCGCAACCCAAGGTGGAAACCAAGGGCCCGGTCACGTCCCT ACGGATGCCCCTGCAGATACAATCTACAGCTTCAACTCGCTGAAAGAACAGAAGGAGGCTGCCGAGGATAAATACATGACTAGGGCTGCTGCGTCTGCGGGCGAGGAGCCGCCGGCGCAGAAGGAGGATACGAGTTTTATGAACCACAAACCTGGAGGGGGTGAGACATTGCCTGGGTGGGATaagatgaaggagatggttACTGG AAAGTCCGAGTAG